AGACCGGTTCGTGGAGCGGAGCCGCCGGCCGCACCGACTGCGGGGAGAAGAGCTGCCTCCATCACTTCGGACACAGATAGATCCAGATGTGGTGGATTAAAGATCAGCTGATCGTCGCTCCGCGCGCACAACGGAACCCAACTGACACCTTTGATGTTACCgccataaattaaaaaaattaaatctgttttttgcGTAACGAAAACACAatctgtccaaaaaaaaaaatctagaatTTATGTTGTAAAAAGTAacagttaataataataattgttattattattattaacgataataataacaacaacaacaacaacaacaataataataataataataataataataataataataataataatgaattgtTATTAATGTTATTCTCGTTgctataattattattgttactactacagtaataataatttgaGGGAAAAGCGGGTGAAGTAATGAACTGATTTATTGGCctgttattaataaataaatcagcgtctGTTGTGAACGAATAAAATTGTGTTACTTAACGTGTTTGTggtaaaaacaagaagaaacttttgactttttattaaataaaagtgCATTACATTAACCCGCCGTGATACACAGGCTTCACTCACAACtcagacataaataaaaaccgggagagtgtgtgtgtgtgtgtgtgtgtgtgtgtgtatgtgttatatTTCTGCAGGTGTatgtacaggtgtgtgtggtgCGTTCAGGGCTGAAGGGTCAGGAGGCCTTCACGGACCCGCAGAAGGAGAAAGGTTTGTGGgctttctgtggttgttcttttttgttttgtttggtttttttttataaatgtcagcgtgaaatagaaaaaagagtCAATCAGGTCCGGGATCAGGTCTGAGATCAGGTCCGGGATCAGGTCTGAGATCAGGTCTGAGATCAGTGCGTCTGTACAAAACACTTAAATTATTCACAGCTGATATTTTCTATTCACACAAACTCACGTTTCTATTTACAAGTGAAGCGGAGAGTCCTCCAAGATCTGGTCCGAGAGTCCGGACCGAGTCCAagtcctcctcatcttcagcaccgtgcaaaaacacaaggaaacaaCAGAGCCCCGGACCCGGTCCACCACATTCCGGACCGGTCCCCCACCGTCCGGACCCAGTCCTCCACAGTCCGGACCGGTCCCCCACCGTCCGGACCCGGCCCCCCTCAGTCCGGACCGGGTCCTCCACAGTCCGGATCCACAGTTATGAGCTGTCGTTCTCCGACGTGTGCAGCAGCAGTGCGGATCCGGGTTTGTGcttcttcagcagctgtgtgatCTTCTCGTCGTCGGAGTTCGGGTCCAGGGGTTTGTTGTAgtcctcgtcctcgtcctcaTTGTCCGACGTCCCTTTGAGCCGCTCGGTCTCCGAGTCCTGCTTCTTCTTGGCCGAGGCCATCTCCGCCGCGTGTTTCTTCCGCCACTTGGTTCTTCTGTTCTGGAACCAAACCTGAACCGGGACCAggagaaccagaaccaggagctTTATTCTGCTACGTCTACCAATTTAATTAatctttatttgaaaaaaaaaaaacaaaaaacaaacaaaaaaaaagagcaaccACTCTATTTTAATTATCAAATAAACTTTTTTCcgctttattttaaaaatgaaagctaaaattaaattcataaaCAGACTTTCATTTTTTCAGCCGAATTAACGGACAAAtagtaaataaaagtaaataaaggaaccatttattttgatgatgaaatgatttaaatggAGTTGAGGCCTTTTCgtgaaatgacaaaataaatctaataacATGAGGAAAGTTTGAATTTCGTGCAAAACCcgtaaaggagaaaaaagattttggatGATTATTTATGGATCGGCAGAAATAAAGGTTTTTGTCGGACCCACCTTGACCTGGCTCTCCGTCATGCCCAGGGAGTAGGCCAGCCGGGCCCGCTCCGGACCCGCCAGGTACTTGGTCTGCTCGAAGGTCTTCTCCAGGGCGAAGATCTGCTGGCCGGAGAAAGTCGGTCTGGTGTGTTTCCTCTTCCCGTCTTTGTCCAGCAGGACCGAGTTCTGGTCTGAAAGAGTCCAAACAGAAAGAGTCAGCCGACCGGACCGGCTCCGGCTCGTCTCACCTTTTCTGTCACTTACGGGGCGAACAGGCGAACCGCGCGTCCCTCCAGTGCGGACTCTGCATCACTCCCGGCCAGAAGATCGGCGTCCTGCCCGGCAGGTCGGCCAGGGGCTTCGGGTACCGGGCCACCGCCACGGCCGCGGCGCTGGGGCTGAAGTAGAGTCCGGCGGGCGGCGGACTGAGGCTGCCGAACCGGGGCAGCCCCGACAGAAGCCCCGCGGATGAGGAGCcggcggcggtggcggcggcCGCGGCCACCGTGGCCCCGGCAGAGGAGGCGGAGGGCCGGTTCAGGATGTCGTTGATGCCGTGCGGGGTGGCGGAGGAGCACTGCTGCGGGGAGCCCAGCCCCGAGGACGGCCCCGACGAGCTCTTGATGCCCGGGGAGGACACGGCCATGCCGCCCGGGTTGGGAGAGGTGGTGGCCGGTGAGGTAGAGGAGTTGGGGCCGGTGGAGGAGAGGGGGTAGGCCGGGTACAGCGGGGTCTTCATCTCGGTCATGCTGTGCAGAGCCGCCAGCGGGGGGGTGCTGAGGAGGAAGGCGCTCTGTCGGGACCCGTCCATCTGACCCACCGCTAACATCACCACCGAGGAGATCCGAGGGGCTTCAGGGCCCAGCGCACCTGACAGTCCggaccagcagcagctcagtccGGGTCCGGGACGGAGTCTCCGCTGAGCGCCTGGAGCCGGACTGGGCCGCGGTGGACCAGGACCCGGAGCCACACAAAGTTTGAGAGGAGGAAACGGGGAGCGGGGGGGACACCCATTGGGCGACCGGACGGTGACGTAGGCCTCGGAGGTTTAGGGAGTccacctgattggctgagcgGCTCCGCTCCGTTTCGCTGGATCACTCCGCCTGAAATCAACAGGACTTTTGTAGTTTCAGACAGAAACCGGATGTGACGGGCAACAGGTGAGTGCAGGCCAGGTGCAGGTCACACACTTCCGGTCAGAGACTCACTCTGGTCCAGctcttttgactttttaatgAGCTCAGCGTCACAGGTTCGAGCTCATACCTGACGTCTCTGTGGTGGAAAAATGTAGtcagactttatttttaaaacaaaaaagcataaACCTCAAAAACTGACCGagaattctaaaaaaaaaataaaataacacgaAATAATAATCACGTCAGGAAATTattgagaaaataatgaaatcatttaaatgtagaATAAAAAAGTATACATAAATAAGATTCTGCATTTTCTGGGATGTTTCTAAAagagtctgctgtgtgtgtccacgTTAAAGAGGTTCACAGATTTTATGAACTCATTTGGATTATTCTGGAAAAAGATGTGGTTTCGACCTGAAGATTTAATTTCTGCTGAgcctttttttcatgttttcaaacttgaaaataaacaaataaataatatgtatTCTATACAAACAACATTTCCCTCTATGATATTTTGGTCATGAAAATAGATGTTTGAATAATAAAGCTGTTATTGTACTAATGAACTACAggattatattaataatattaatatattaataatatattatattaataatatatattaatgatTAACAGCCTTCATTGTTAAGATGAATAAGCTTTCCATTTAAATATCAGACTTGTCTTTAATTCATGTGTACACATGAACTCATCTGTCCTGCTCTCACATTTAGCAactttaaaatagaaaaatagaaacctttttaaaattaaaattaaaatataaaaaaaataaatgtatagaaaaataatataaacacaaacgCTGTTCAGACAAGAAGCAGCTCACCACTAATAGTCAACGAAAACaatgaagtaaaaatgtttttgacagCTAGTCAGGACACGATCTGACCCTCTCTCCTGAGAGATCCAATGAAAATACAGCGACgagtccaggtgggcggggctagCGGGGCGTGATTGAGGacagctgctttgttgtgacatcacaaaattccagaagtcctgacggctggttttcaGCTCGAGTCTTTGAGCAGATCGGATTTAGGTCAGCCTTCAGACGGTGTGGCCCTCTAATGTTTGAGGTCACTGTACAGGTTTTATGAAAAACGAGGCCGTCACTTACCGACAGTCATCAATATTCTTCAGTGATGTCAAAGCATCTGATCAGAATCGGGTTTCTCGGAGTCCCGATCAGACTGTGGTACAACGGCGCCCCCCGGTGGTCAGTCCCGACCTAAGACTCCTTTAACATCTTTCTGGTCCGGATTCAGGTCACCTGTTTGGCAGCGTTCatgtgtgacatcacagctcAAGCGACCAATAATCAATAACTAAGAATGATCGCACCATCAGCTGATCAGGACAGTCAGACCACCAGGAACTTTCCCTTAAACCGGCCTCTGATGCCAGAGGAAACTTAAGAGAACCCTCACCGTTCAGGGGAAAACTTCAGGTGTTTCCAGCATCAGTTCGAATTAATTTCACTTAGATTTGAAGGGAAATTTGAAGTCAGTTCCTGTTCTCAGGTCACATGACCAAAATCAGGTCTCGTTATCAGCTTTATTCTGCATCTTCAGTTAATAGCCAGGTCCACCTTAAAAGCCTGCTTGGTTCTACACTCACCAACTGACGTGAACTTCAGGTCATGTGACGGTGCTGTCTGTGAGCTTTGAACAAAGGAACAGAGACCTGAGTGACAACAACAGGTTTTACTTTATTAGTCATTTCACTCCCGAGCCATCAGCTTctgtttcttcagtttcttctgtGAAACCTGCAAAGAAAAACTCAGTTAGACcaggtgagacaggtgagagaaaagggggagaCGGGTGGAGCTGCTCAGtcattggtttgttttcatgggGATCCAAAGGTGTCCTAAGTCGTCATCCCTGCAGCTTCAAGTGATGTGGCTGCATTCAGACAAACTCCCTGTCAGGCATTTCAATAAATTTGGCTGATTGTTAATCAGCTGGAAACAAAGCCCAACCTGCAGGTGGCTGTGTCTGAACGCAGCGTCAGCCCCACCCCCACGTGAACGTACCTTCTTCTTCTGAGCGACCTCCTCCTCAGGCTTGGGGACGATCTGCTCCTTCTCCGTCAGGATCATCTCGATGTGACATGGAGAGCTCATGTACGGGTTGATGCGGCCGTGGGCGCGGTACGTACGCCTCCTCATCTTCGGGGCCTTGTTGACCTGGATGTGCTCTATGACCAGAGAGTCCACATCCAGACCCTGAAAACACATGGACAGGTGAGAACCCAGAACTGGTCCAGACTCTGAACCAACAGCTGATTGgtcagaaatatttaaattctgtCATTGTTTAATTTCCGTCCAGAACCGACAGAGACATTAACTCAGGTCCTGGTCGACATTAAAGTCAGGTTCAGGGCTGTCACTGATGAAAGTGAATTATTGATAACAGAGTTAAACCCTCTGATCAGCAGTTTGGTCTTAGATACTTTATCCATGTGAGGAAATTGTTGTATTCAGCGTTAAAGACATCAAaaacaccctaaccctaaatcaACAGTCAGTTACCTGAAGCTGAACAGATTGACTCACCATcaacaaagccaaaaataaattaaggtTAAATTTAACTTAATCAAAAATCAATAATCCACATCTGATGACTGAACAAATCAGAGCAGACCACAGGATGTGCTCAGGTCCCAGAGACTCAGACTGCTCAGACTGATCTGTATTTTCATGGTTAATACAAAGGTGTCCTAAAGGGTCATCATCACAGTCTGGTCTGTATGAGCTAACTGATGCAGGAACATCATCTGACCATTAAGTCCTCCTTCCTGTCAGTTCCTATCTCAGACCTTAATGTCCTGATCTTCTCTAATCTGATAGAGATCAGATCACTTCAGTTCTCAAACATCCTCCCTCATCGCCTCTTTAATCAATCtaatctgagctgcagctggacGTACCTTGAGCTCAGCGTTGCTCTCAGCATTCTTGAGCATGTGCAGGAGGAACTCTGCACTCTTCTTGGGCCAGCGGCCCTGAGTCCAGCCGAACTGCTTGGCCTGAAACAACAAACGTTGTTTACGCGGATTCCTCCATCCCCCAAAACACAGAAGCTCAGAGAGGCTGCTCAGTTTCACAAGTTAGTTTCATCTTTGATCCAAAGGTGTCCTAAGAGAGTCATCACTGCAGCACctcacctccacacacacaaacactcaagtTCCTGCTCACCTGGGCGCACCTTCCCACGCCACCGTTGTAGCGACGGAAGGGAACACACTGGTGCTTGACGACCACGTCCCTCAGGTACTTGTTGGCCTTGCGGATGTGCATCCCCTTGATGGCCTGGGCTGTCTCACGGGTGTTCTGTCCACACAAGAGTCCAGACAgtcacaaaaacagcacattttctttattttctaaaaagccaaaaaagatCGGATCAGAAAAATATCGTACTGATTTCAGACACCTTTTGAAATCTAGTTTATAGctgaagtcagtttcagattggacagatcatctgattctgcagtttaaggAGGGAACAGGAAGAATACCATCATGGTTTAAGTGTTGGACCTCCTGAAGGGTCAGCTGGGTCGAATGTTAAGAAGTTTAGACACAAAATCCTCTCACACTATCAATAAGTAAAAACAGAACCACGTTATAAACGAGTGTTCTGATATCTTTCCTGGCATAAAGCAGTTTCTGTTCAGACTGGGAGAGAAACTGACAGACCCAGAAATGTGGCCCATCCGGACCGTCTTACCTTGAAGTGAACCCGGAGGTTGGAGCCCCTTGACTTGCATGCTGCAAAACAAGAAGATGTAGTCAGTAAAGGGGGTGAGCAGGTCCGGCTCCATGTGGAGCTCAGCCGTCCTCAGGACGGGTGTCGGCCGCTCCTACTCACATTTAGTCGGGTTCTCTGGGTCGAGGGAGTAGCGGACCATTTTCAGAAAGTCTGTGGAGAGACGGAGCGTTAGCGTTAGCTTAGCATTCAGCAGCACGGGCTCCACAAACCTCCAGACAGGTGCTACAAACCCCCCCACCGGCCCCCACCCGGCCCCCACCCAaccacagcacacagacacgGTTTGAACGGTTAAATCCAGATCAAACGTCGATTCTGCCGGTTTTTGTCTTCAGACAGAACCAACATGGCGGACAGCCGCGAAGCACCGAACCGGCGGCTTCACTAAGACTATGAATAAAAAGAGTTTCCGGCTCCGGAACCGAACGAGCCTCTCCATCTGATGGATTCAGTGATGGAGAACCAGAACAAGCGGCTTAGACAGCCGGATGGCACAGTTTGGAGCAGATTTAACATAGATTGGTTTCGGGACGGGGACAAGGAGCTCCTACCTCTGAGGCCGCGAAGGGAAGAGGAAGATCCGACCGGCGAgcctcttcttctgctgctgcggAGCTCCGGCGCCCCCCGGCGGCCAGGAGGAGTCAGCTGACCGGCACCGAGCGAACACGTGACCTCACGTCACCAcctcatcatcattattgttattatgagCTCCGTGTATCTGCAGTCTTTCAAAGTGGACTTTAACATTAAAAAGGTTTCACACTTTGCATTGACCCCCCCGATGACGTCATCCACCGGTCTGTCAGCTGACCAGATCCCCTCTCCTGATTCCGGCAGATTTGAGGTAAACACTCTTTGGATGGTGTCCACAGGAGTACTGGTCtgattgctttgttgtgacatcacaaagttccagaaggCCCGATGGCTGGTTTCAAAACTCAGGTTCTCCAGACTGCgagcatttc
This sequence is a window from Echeneis naucrates chromosome 12, fEcheNa1.1, whole genome shotgun sequence. Protein-coding genes within it:
- the rpl17 gene encoding large ribosomal subunit protein uL22 isoform X2 translates to MVRYSLDPENPTKCEYFAACKSRGSNLRVHFKNTRETAQAIKGMHIRKANKYLRDVVVKHQCVPFRRYNGGVGRCAQAKQFGWTQGRWPKKSAEFLLHMLKNAESNAELKGLDVDSLVIEHIQVNKAPKMRRRTYRAHGRINPYMSSPCHIEMILTEKEQIVPKPEEEVAQKKKVSQKKLKKQKLMARE
- the rpl17 gene encoding large ribosomal subunit protein uL22 isoform X1 yields the protein MVRYSLDPENPTKSCKSRGSNLRVHFKNTRETAQAIKGMHIRKANKYLRDVVVKHQCVPFRRYNGGVGRCAQAKQFGWTQGRWPKKSAEFLLHMLKNAESNAELKGLDVDSLVIEHIQVNKAPKMRRRTYRAHGRINPYMSSPCHIEMILTEKEQIVPKPEEEVAQKKKVSQKKLKKQKLMARE
- the nkx6.1 gene encoding homeobox protein Nkx-6.1 translates to MLAVGQMDGSRQSAFLLSTPPLAALHSMTEMKTPLYPAYPLSSTGPNSSTSPATTSPNPGGMAVSSPGIKSSSGPSSGLGSPQQCSSATPHGINDILNRPSASSAGATVAAAAATAAGSSSAGLLSGLPRFGSLSPPPAGLYFSPSAAAVAVARYPKPLADLPGRTPIFWPGVMQSPHWRDARFACSPHQNSVLLDKDGKRKHTRPTFSGQQIFALEKTFEQTKYLAGPERARLAYSLGMTESQVKVWFQNRRTKWRKKHAAEMASAKKKQDSETERLKGTSDNEDEDEDYNKPLDPNSDDEKITQLLKKHKPGSALLLHTSENDSS